In Hydrogenispora ethanolica, one genomic interval encodes:
- a CDS encoding VOC family protein yields the protein MILGVEHFGLMSRDPEKLAAWYRKILNFKVIQHNQKSPPTIFVAGESGSLLEIMPYTDDAIVLSGKEKRAIHTAVTVDDLERAITELKDKGVEFIGEMKDHPGGVRLIYFRDPDCNWLQLIERPQPLR from the coding sequence GTCCAGGGATCCCGAGAAATTAGCCGCCTGGTATCGGAAGATTCTCAACTTTAAGGTGATTCAGCATAATCAGAAATCTCCGCCGACGATCTTCGTGGCGGGGGAGAGCGGCTCCCTACTGGAGATCATGCCGTACACCGACGATGCCATTGTACTTTCCGGCAAAGAAAAACGGGCGATTCACACCGCAGTTACCGTGGACGACTTGGAGCGGGCGATAACGGAACTGAAGGACAAGGGCGTCGAATTTATCGGAGAGATGAAAGACCATCCCGGCGGAGTCCGTTTGATTTATTTCCGCGACCCCGACTGTAATTGGCTGCAACTGATCGAACGGCCCCAGCCCCTACGATAA